The following are from one region of the Halomonas qaidamensis genome:
- a CDS encoding urea carboxylase-associated family protein codes for MSSDPRFDHARIEQLPRSNSEPCGHNHSLENPISPDGTPILGERYEVAARGGRAVRLKAGQTLRIINTHGTQVCDTWAFSADNINEFMSWEHGRAWLSALIPNVGDPLISNRRRPIMTLTADTSPGIHDTLMAACDLFRYMTLGVEGYHDSCADNLRLALKAIGVDTPEVPQPLNLWMNIPVNAQMKVDWCPPVSAPGDYVELRAEMDCIVAMSACPQDIIPINGADCVPVEVHFEVYE; via the coding sequence ATGAGCTCTGACCCACGTTTTGACCATGCTCGTATCGAGCAACTACCGCGCAGCAACAGCGAACCTTGCGGCCATAATCACAGTTTGGAAAACCCCATCTCCCCCGATGGCACGCCGATCCTGGGTGAGCGCTATGAAGTTGCCGCTCGTGGTGGTCGGGCGGTACGTTTAAAAGCGGGGCAAACCCTCCGCATCATCAATACCCATGGCACTCAAGTATGTGATACCTGGGCGTTTAGCGCCGATAACATCAACGAATTTATGTCCTGGGAACATGGGCGCGCCTGGCTGAGCGCGCTGATTCCTAATGTCGGCGATCCGTTAATAAGTAACCGGCGGCGTCCAATCATGACCCTGACAGCCGATACTTCGCCCGGCATTCACGACACGCTCATGGCGGCCTGCGACTTGTTCCGCTACATGACGCTAGGCGTCGAAGGCTACCATGATAGCTGTGCCGACAATCTGCGCTTGGCCCTGAAAGCCATTGGTGTTGATACCCCTGAAGTACCCCAACCACTGAATCTATGGATGAACATTCCCGTTAATGCGCAAATGAAGGTGGATTGGTGCCCGCCAGTTTCCGCCCCTGGTGACTATGTCGAACTACGCGCCGAGATGGACTGTATTGTGGCCATGTCTGCCTGCCCACAAGACATCATCCCAATCAACGGCGCTGACTGTGTGCCTGTCGAGGTACATTTTGAAGTGTATGAATAA
- a CDS encoding amino acid ABC transporter ATP-binding protein, translating to MPMAEMRSPSSPARQKAIVEAHGISKQFGDLEVLTNIDFSLTPSEVVCVIGPSGSGKSTLLRCLAFLEPYDHGSVYIDGQLLGFEDRNGKRVRTSEKRVDDVRTPVGMVFQHFHLWPHRTALENVTEALRLVNGLSRRDAEAEGMTLLAQVGLADRAGHFPESLSGGQKQRVAIARALAMKPRVMFFDEPTSALDPELVGEVLDVMKALAADGMTMVIVTHEMGFAAKVADRVIFMDQGRVVESGPPATLFRQPKSQRLQQFLNTWRERHID from the coding sequence ATGCCAATGGCTGAAATGCGCTCGCCGTCTTCACCGGCTCGACAAAAAGCGATTGTCGAGGCACACGGCATCAGTAAGCAGTTTGGTGATTTGGAAGTGCTGACCAACATCGACTTTAGCCTCACTCCATCTGAAGTGGTCTGTGTGATTGGCCCCTCCGGCTCAGGTAAGTCAACTCTGCTGCGCTGTCTGGCCTTTTTAGAGCCCTATGACCACGGCAGCGTCTATATCGACGGTCAGCTGTTGGGCTTTGAGGATCGCAACGGTAAACGGGTGCGCACTAGCGAAAAGCGCGTGGATGACGTGCGAACCCCCGTGGGCATGGTCTTCCAACACTTTCATTTATGGCCCCATCGCACGGCGCTGGAGAACGTCACCGAAGCCCTGCGTCTGGTCAACGGCCTGTCACGCCGTGATGCCGAAGCCGAAGGCATGACCCTATTAGCACAAGTTGGCCTTGCCGATCGGGCAGGCCATTTCCCCGAAAGCCTTTCTGGTGGCCAAAAGCAGCGCGTGGCGATTGCTCGGGCGCTGGCTATGAAACCCAGGGTGATGTTCTTCGATGAACCTACCTCAGCCCTTGACCCCGAGCTGGTAGGTGAAGTGCTAGATGTCATGAAAGCCCTGGCCGCCGATGGCATGACCATGGTGATTGTGACCCACGAAATGGGCTTTGCCGCCAAGGTTGCCGACCGCGTGATTTTTATGGATCAAGGCCGCGTCGTAGAGAGCGGACCGCCTGCCACGCTGTTTCGTCAACCTAAAAGCCAGCGGCTGCAGCAGTTTCTTAATACCTGGCGCGAGCGCCACATCGACTAG
- the speB gene encoding agmatinase gives MTKGTDGTRRNAATGERYPAHQEPRYREIASFLRAPLADSLEALDIALIGIPFDGGVSNRPGTRHGPREIRNQSSMMRSLHHVTQTDPFAQARIADIGDVRFSSIYDLEHVSDDIAAYYVAIAKAGVIPLSAGGDHSITYPILRGLATNGPVGLIHIDAHTDTWDEFQGSKFHHGGPFRLACEHGLIDPKRTVQIGIRGAQNTPQGWDYSASTGMRVMFMEEVDTLGIEAVVAEARRIVGSGPVYLSFDIDSIDPAFAPGTGTPEVGGLTSLQALQLVRGFRGLPLIGADVVEVSPPFDASGNTALLGATLMYELLCLIAEQVDANHQLQTASAHHRAKNSIIDNGSY, from the coding sequence ATGACCAAGGGCACAGACGGGACTCGCCGCAATGCAGCCACCGGCGAACGTTACCCCGCGCACCAGGAACCACGCTATCGAGAAATCGCCAGTTTCTTACGGGCACCGCTAGCCGATTCGTTAGAAGCACTTGATATTGCACTGATCGGCATTCCGTTTGATGGCGGGGTGAGCAATCGCCCTGGCACCCGCCACGGCCCTCGTGAAATTCGCAACCAGTCGAGCATGATGCGTAGCCTGCATCACGTTACCCAAACTGACCCGTTTGCCCAGGCACGCATTGCCGATATTGGCGACGTACGGTTTTCATCGATCTACGATCTTGAACACGTCTCTGATGATATTGCCGCTTATTACGTGGCGATTGCCAAGGCAGGGGTTATCCCCCTTAGCGCCGGTGGCGACCACTCCATCACCTACCCTATTCTGCGTGGCTTAGCCACCAATGGTCCGGTGGGGTTAATCCATATTGACGCCCACACCGATACTTGGGACGAGTTTCAAGGCTCGAAATTTCACCACGGAGGCCCCTTTCGGCTTGCCTGTGAGCATGGTCTTATTGACCCAAAACGCACGGTGCAAATCGGTATTCGTGGAGCCCAAAATACTCCCCAGGGCTGGGACTACTCGGCCTCTACCGGCATGCGGGTTATGTTTATGGAGGAGGTCGATACCCTAGGTATCGAGGCAGTAGTCGCCGAAGCGCGGCGTATTGTAGGCAGTGGCCCCGTATACCTATCTTTCGATATTGATAGCATTGACCCCGCCTTCGCCCCTGGCACCGGTACGCCTGAAGTAGGTGGCCTCACTAGCCTGCAAGCCCTTCAGCTAGTGCGTGGTTTTCGTGGCCTGCCGCTGATCGGTGCTGACGTCGTAGAGGTATCCCCGCCGTTTGACGCCAGCGGCAATACCGCACTGCTGGGAGCCACGCTAATGTACGAGCTGCTCTGCTTAATAGCAGAACAGGTAGACGCCAACCATCAACTGCAAACAGCGTCAGCGCATCATCGTGCTAAGAATAGCATTATTGATAATGGTTCTTATTAA
- a CDS encoding helix-turn-helix transcriptional regulator, whose protein sequence is MARAGIYRMTVADFLNYGHRYCIEYCFPAASCPPERVAQLPVAQGRVEEMVLFPGVELVLSDIEVVHPYASHSLGTAARLNVVVIEGRVRLGSGTKQHWLTAGQAYTVRLDERQVLDAYQPEGQRLRTLCLSLDEAAMRQWCGETFPTAPSRTWPLTPPLTLSIEQSFRSPLTDLPRRLLFQGLALQLLAQGLAPPRESIQATASPSRLELVRRLLEEAPEREHCLEVLAARAAMSPSTLVRRFKTAYGCSPIDYLRRIRLTLARELLLDGHSIQQAAHLSGYRHASNFTTAFRRAFGVSPSSLTKPSSLTKRH, encoded by the coding sequence ATGGCAAGGGCTGGCATTTATCGGATGACCGTTGCGGATTTTCTCAATTACGGCCACCGCTACTGCATTGAGTATTGCTTTCCAGCCGCGTCATGCCCACCAGAGCGGGTGGCCCAGCTACCCGTTGCCCAAGGCCGGGTGGAAGAGATGGTGCTCTTTCCTGGTGTCGAATTGGTGCTTTCCGATATCGAAGTGGTTCACCCTTATGCTTCGCACTCACTGGGCACGGCAGCGCGGCTGAACGTGGTCGTCATAGAGGGACGCGTACGGCTAGGTTCGGGCACAAAACAGCACTGGCTGACGGCAGGACAGGCCTATACGGTGCGCCTGGATGAACGGCAAGTTCTTGACGCCTACCAGCCCGAGGGCCAGCGACTGCGCACCCTTTGCCTATCACTAGACGAAGCGGCGATGCGCCAGTGGTGCGGCGAAACGTTTCCGACGGCGCCATCTCGTACATGGCCACTTACCCCACCATTGACCCTGTCTATAGAGCAGAGTTTTCGCTCGCCTTTGACGGACCTACCCCGACGGCTGCTCTTCCAGGGGTTAGCGCTGCAGTTACTGGCTCAGGGGCTGGCACCGCCCCGCGAAAGCATTCAGGCAACGGCGTCACCCAGCCGCCTGGAGTTGGTTCGCCGCCTGCTTGAGGAAGCCCCCGAACGGGAGCATTGCTTAGAGGTGCTAGCGGCGCGCGCCGCGATGAGCCCGAGCACCCTGGTGCGTCGCTTCAAAACTGCCTACGGCTGTTCGCCTATCGACTACCTGCGTCGCATCCGCCTAACGCTAGCCCGAGAGTTACTGCTTGATGGGCATAGCATTCAACAAGCCGCCCACCTGAGCGGTTATCGTCATGCCAGCAATTTTACGACCGCTTTCCGTCGGGCCTTTGGTGTTTCTCCCAGCAGTCTGACGAAGCCCAGCAGCCTGACGAAACGCCATTAA
- a CDS encoding amino acid ABC transporter permease — protein sequence MFDITLLWEARALILQGLWNTLWICFLGCLLALSLGLVLAALRLANPRLFGYPVACYVELCRGTPLLILLFLLYYGGPSIGLRLDAEIAGVTGIGLYGAGYFAEIYRGGFKSIPKGQLEAARMLGISPWQTLIRIQIPQMARLIVPPGTNQLIILVKESALISIISVDDLTKNATTLVNQTFQVIEPYLAVALLYWLMIELVARGGYALEKRLANRQPRPVAQQGANSHANG from the coding sequence ATGTTCGATATTACCCTGCTATGGGAAGCCCGCGCGCTAATTCTGCAAGGGTTGTGGAACACGCTATGGATCTGCTTTTTAGGCTGCTTACTGGCGCTTTCATTAGGCTTAGTGCTGGCAGCTCTGCGGCTTGCTAACCCACGCCTCTTTGGGTACCCGGTGGCCTGCTATGTGGAACTATGCCGCGGCACGCCACTGCTCATCCTGCTGTTTTTACTCTATTACGGTGGCCCCAGTATTGGCCTGCGGCTGGACGCCGAGATCGCCGGTGTCACCGGCATTGGCCTGTATGGCGCAGGGTACTTTGCAGAAATTTATCGCGGCGGTTTCAAATCAATTCCTAAAGGCCAGCTGGAAGCGGCGCGCATGCTCGGCATTTCACCCTGGCAAACGCTGATTCGCATTCAAATCCCTCAAATGGCACGCCTTATCGTACCGCCCGGCACTAATCAGCTGATTATTTTGGTCAAGGAGTCGGCGCTGATCTCGATTATTTCGGTGGATGACCTGACCAAAAACGCCACCACACTTGTTAACCAGACGTTCCAGGTCATTGAGCCCTATTTAGCGGTTGCCCTGCTCTACTGGCTGATGATTGAACTGGTTGCCCGGGGTGGCTATGCGCTGGAAAAGCGTTTAGCCAATCGACAACCGCGCCCTGTGGCGCAACAAGGAGCCAACTCCCATGCCAATGGCTGA
- a CDS encoding TonB-dependent siderophore receptor has translation MPQLNRLTLAIALASAPLSMPLSMPLLADEPLETLTVTASAATKSTTPFIETPQAVSVVERKQWESRGAESVQRAADYTPGVFTNQLGASNRYDYLVLRGFADGSINNTFLDGLKVMSDGGSFSSLSVDPWFLESIEVVKGPASVLYGRASPGGLVAQTSRRPEFEPGGELRLRLGNHANRSAAFDVTGPLDAERRLAFRLTGLARAADTQFGPAEEQRYAIAPQLTWDITDATSLNLHAYLQHEPEGGYHAGLPYEGTVIDRNGRRISNSFFEGEEAFEKFQRDQVMVGYEVEHHFNDAVSARQRLRYTETSVELDQVYAFGWASATELNRYYSGGDESLDALTVDNQLEARVSTGGVDHTLLLGLDYQQRDNDVTWTSGAFPTIDAFNPHYGDDPSAMYPATRQHRELEQTGLYLQDQMAFGNWHANLGLRHDWVDITNTDPDSGSASTLDDTQLSGRAGLLYHFDNGLAPYLSYTTSFSPNSTTDQNGDLLAPSEGEQVELGLKYQPPGTQDRYNVALFDITQENVSTKLPNETFHRATGKIESRGVEVEAHHQLTDAISLQTAYSYTDVTLEKTGDANEGNRNNQIPRHQLAVWGSYAFQSGALAGLDTGLGIRYHADIQADDANTETVPDYTLVDATLGYDLGRLGLTDMSARLNVTNLLDKEYVASCYDLNFCYFGAERGVTASFHYAF, from the coding sequence ATGCCACAGCTAAACCGCCTAACCCTGGCCATCGCGCTGGCCTCTGCGCCACTTTCCATGCCACTTTCAATGCCACTACTCGCCGACGAGCCACTCGAAACCCTAACGGTGACCGCCAGCGCTGCCACCAAATCCACGACGCCCTTCATAGAGACGCCTCAGGCCGTCTCAGTGGTCGAGCGGAAACAGTGGGAATCCCGTGGAGCCGAAAGTGTTCAGCGCGCCGCCGACTATACGCCGGGGGTGTTCACCAACCAGCTGGGCGCTTCCAACCGCTATGACTACCTAGTGCTGCGCGGCTTCGCCGACGGCAGCATCAACAACACCTTCCTCGATGGTCTCAAAGTCATGAGCGATGGAGGCTCCTTCAGTTCACTTTCGGTCGACCCCTGGTTCCTAGAATCCATCGAGGTCGTCAAGGGCCCCGCTTCCGTGCTTTATGGGCGCGCCTCTCCCGGTGGTTTGGTCGCACAGACCAGTCGCCGCCCAGAATTTGAACCTGGCGGCGAGCTGCGCCTACGCCTCGGCAACCACGCCAATCGCAGCGCCGCGTTCGATGTTACCGGCCCGCTGGATGCCGAGCGCCGCCTCGCTTTCCGCCTCACGGGTCTAGCGCGAGCCGCCGACACTCAGTTCGGCCCAGCAGAAGAGCAGCGTTACGCCATTGCTCCCCAGCTAACCTGGGACATAACCGATGCCACTAGCCTAAACCTGCATGCCTATTTGCAGCATGAACCCGAAGGGGGTTATCACGCAGGTCTTCCTTATGAAGGCACTGTGATTGATCGCAACGGCCGACGCATCTCAAATAGCTTCTTTGAAGGTGAAGAAGCCTTTGAAAAATTCCAACGTGATCAGGTCATGGTGGGCTATGAAGTAGAACATCACTTCAATGATGCGGTGAGTGCTCGCCAACGGCTGCGCTACACCGAAACCAGTGTCGAACTAGATCAGGTTTATGCTTTTGGCTGGGCCTCGGCCACCGAGCTCAACCGCTACTACTCTGGCGGCGACGAGTCGCTTGATGCACTAACCGTCGACAACCAGCTAGAGGCTCGTGTTTCCACCGGCGGTGTGGACCATACCCTGTTGTTAGGCCTTGATTATCAGCAGCGCGACAATGACGTCACCTGGACCTCGGGCGCTTTCCCGACCATTGATGCCTTCAACCCCCACTATGGCGATGACCCCAGTGCGATGTACCCGGCAACACGCCAGCACCGAGAGCTTGAACAGACCGGTCTCTATCTGCAAGACCAAATGGCCTTTGGCAATTGGCACGCCAACCTAGGCCTGCGCCACGACTGGGTAGATATCACCAATACCGACCCGGATAGCGGTTCCGCCAGCACACTGGATGACACACAGCTTAGCGGACGCGCCGGTTTGCTCTATCACTTTGACAACGGCCTAGCGCCTTATCTCAGCTATACCACCTCCTTCAGCCCCAATAGCACCACCGACCAAAACGGCGACCTACTGGCGCCATCTGAAGGCGAACAGGTAGAGCTTGGTTTGAAGTATCAGCCACCCGGCACACAAGATCGTTACAACGTAGCCCTGTTCGATATCACCCAGGAGAATGTTTCCACCAAGCTGCCCAACGAAACCTTCCACCGCGCCACCGGCAAGATAGAGTCCCGAGGGGTCGAAGTGGAAGCGCATCATCAGTTGACCGATGCTATCTCCCTGCAAACCGCCTACAGCTACACCGACGTGACCCTGGAGAAAACCGGCGATGCCAATGAAGGCAACCGCAACAACCAGATACCACGCCACCAGCTCGCCGTGTGGGGCAGCTATGCCTTTCAATCCGGCGCACTTGCTGGCTTAGATACGGGGCTTGGCATTCGCTATCACGCTGATATCCAAGCCGATGACGCCAATACCGAAACGGTGCCAGACTACACCCTGGTCGATGCTACCCTAGGCTATGACTTGGGTCGCCTGGGCCTCACGGACATGTCGGCACGACTCAACGTCACCAACCTGCTGGACAAAGAGTACGTGGCTTCCTGCTACGACCTGAACTTCTGCTACTTCGGTGCCGAACGCGGCGTCACCGCTTCATTTCATTATGCGTTCTGA
- a CDS encoding M20 family metallo-hydrolase yields the protein MESHINDTADSTMMDLKAIAAAVNPDRLAHDLATLATFGGRSDGGVARLALDDNDTQARRWLVEQASFLGAKASVDAIGNVFLDVPGSQPSLAPVVTGSHLDSQPAGGKYDGALGVLAGLEALRALKQAGFTPRRPLSLVSWTNEEGARFSPGTSGSAVFCGVRSLEDTRQLTDSDDISLGSALDVCLAELDAAGVPRRPLATPMHAFIELHIEQGPILERDQVPVGVVEGIQGVSWFEVTVTGSANHAGTTPRALRRDAFEGACALATALREAACDSEDRVRFTIGKFVVSPGSVNTIPDHVTFSIDVRHPDAATLKALEATFTQLAQQRWADCQATLTPLAHVEPVDFPNSLTRLLDDTAHTLEITTTRLVSGAFHDAIHLAKHCPTAMLFVPCRHGLSHHPDEHITLSDAVAGTQLLAASLANLTR from the coding sequence ATGGAAAGCCACATAAATGACACAGCCGACAGCACCATGATGGACCTGAAGGCCATCGCGGCGGCGGTAAACCCAGACCGTCTTGCTCATGACCTGGCAACGCTTGCCACGTTTGGCGGCCGTTCAGATGGCGGCGTGGCGCGTTTGGCACTGGACGATAACGATACCCAGGCGCGGCGGTGGCTGGTCGAACAGGCCAGCTTCCTGGGTGCCAAGGCGAGCGTTGATGCTATCGGAAACGTATTTCTTGACGTCCCCGGTAGCCAGCCCTCGCTAGCACCGGTTGTCACGGGTAGCCATTTGGATAGCCAACCAGCAGGTGGTAAGTACGACGGTGCGTTGGGCGTGCTGGCTGGCCTTGAGGCGCTACGTGCGCTTAAGCAGGCAGGCTTTACACCGCGTCGCCCCCTATCGCTGGTCAGCTGGACCAATGAAGAGGGCGCGCGCTTTTCGCCAGGCACGTCTGGCTCAGCCGTTTTTTGCGGCGTACGAAGCCTGGAAGACACCCGACAGCTGACAGACAGCGACGACATCAGCCTAGGCAGCGCATTGGATGTTTGTTTAGCTGAACTGGATGCTGCAGGCGTGCCTCGCCGCCCACTGGCCACCCCCATGCACGCCTTTATTGAACTGCATATTGAGCAAGGGCCTATCTTAGAGCGCGATCAGGTACCGGTGGGCGTCGTCGAGGGTATTCAAGGTGTTAGCTGGTTTGAAGTCACGGTAACAGGCAGTGCTAACCATGCGGGCACTACCCCACGGGCGTTGCGCCGTGATGCCTTCGAAGGCGCGTGCGCGTTGGCAACCGCCCTACGGGAAGCCGCCTGCGATAGTGAAGACCGAGTGCGTTTCACCATTGGTAAATTTGTCGTTAGCCCTGGCTCGGTGAATACCATCCCTGACCATGTCACTTTCAGTATTGATGTACGCCATCCCGACGCTGCCACCTTAAAAGCGCTGGAAGCCACCTTTACTCAACTTGCCCAGCAACGCTGGGCGGACTGCCAAGCAACGCTGACACCACTGGCCCACGTTGAGCCGGTGGATTTTCCTAACTCACTTACCCGCCTGCTTGACGACACTGCACATACGCTCGAGATCACCACAACACGCTTAGTATCAGGTGCTTTTCACGATGCGATTCATCTTGCTAAACACTGCCCAACGGCCATGCTTTTTGTGCCCTGCCGTCATGGCCTTAGCCACCACCCGGACGAGCACATCACGCTCAGTGATGCCGTGGCGGGCACCCAACTATTAGCCGCCAGCCTGGCAAACCTCACCCGATAA